Proteins encoded within one genomic window of Pararhizobium capsulatum DSM 1112:
- a CDS encoding GGDEF domain-containing protein: protein MDILLTIAAMSLAVMLPVLVSLRTSGAPGVLSFGLGCLFALLFISSALLADILPNVMNMPLGTMMMVASCLMILSGIREFLGRPALRPVHVASVLVTIAALIVLAAHETHIASSVLASATACGLFLLVGVTLVLRWRKERAIAPYLVFSALTIFAIAALNGLRVAALVGGNEHLLQGINPQELAHQLQTACMLGLPIFFLGLILMQHGWMIANLRNLVAHDDLTGALSRRAFLEQAEALFSNATTVGAPMAFMLLDIDRFKQINDYHGHAGGDRALAHFTGVIQSCLRQRGILGRLGGEEFGVVLNSVGRIEVSELAASICRAVRENPASLDDGTKIALSVSIGIAISEPRRSLNEIISHADMALYEAKATGRDRFCTADSFPAPASASARALAGAAAQLRAAAKGPYIPPLSETG from the coding sequence ATGGATATTCTTCTCACCATAGCGGCCATGTCGCTGGCCGTGATGCTGCCCGTTCTCGTCTCGTTGCGCACGAGCGGCGCGCCGGGAGTGCTCTCCTTTGGCCTTGGCTGCCTGTTTGCCCTCTTGTTCATTTCAAGCGCGCTGCTTGCCGACATCCTCCCGAACGTGATGAACATGCCACTTGGAACCATGATGATGGTGGCGTCATGCCTGATGATTCTGTCTGGAATACGGGAGTTTCTGGGACGCCCTGCCCTGCGTCCGGTTCACGTCGCGTCGGTTCTGGTCACCATCGCCGCGCTTATCGTGCTCGCTGCCCATGAGACGCATATCGCCTCCTCCGTGCTCGCATCGGCGACCGCCTGTGGCCTCTTCCTGTTGGTTGGGGTGACCCTGGTGCTTCGATGGCGCAAGGAACGCGCCATTGCGCCATATCTGGTCTTTTCCGCACTGACGATCTTTGCCATTGCCGCACTGAATGGCCTCAGGGTCGCAGCCCTGGTCGGCGGGAACGAACATCTTCTGCAGGGCATCAATCCGCAGGAGTTGGCCCATCAGCTACAGACCGCCTGCATGCTGGGACTGCCGATCTTCTTTCTGGGCCTCATCCTTATGCAACATGGCTGGATGATCGCCAATCTGCGCAATCTCGTCGCCCATGACGATCTGACCGGCGCCTTGTCTCGACGCGCATTTCTGGAGCAGGCGGAGGCGCTGTTTTCCAATGCAACCACCGTCGGCGCCCCGATGGCGTTCATGCTGCTCGATATCGATCGATTCAAGCAGATCAACGATTATCATGGTCACGCAGGAGGAGATCGTGCGCTGGCGCATTTTACCGGCGTCATCCAGTCCTGCCTGCGGCAAAGGGGAATTCTCGGTCGTCTGGGTGGTGAAGAGTTTGGGGTCGTGCTGAATTCAGTCGGCCGGATCGAGGTATCGGAGCTTGCCGCGTCGATCTGCCGGGCGGTTCGGGAAAACCCGGCGTCTCTCGATGACGGCACGAAGATTGCCCTTTCTGTCAGCATCGGCATCGCCATTTCTGAACCGCGCCGATCGCTCAACGAGATCATATCCCACGCCGACATGGCGCTCTATGAGGCGAAGGCGACAGGTCGTGACCGTTTCTGCACCGCCGACAGTTTTCCCGCGCCGGCCAGCGCCAGTGCTCGAGCCCTCGCAGGCGCTGCAGCCCAACTGCGCGCTGCTGCCAAAGGGCCTTACATCCCGCCTTTGTCGGAAACCGGTTAG
- a CDS encoding CreA family protein, which yields MKFPTRVFAAGLVASTLSMPAQAENVGEVGVDWLGNDITIDAVTDPEVQGITCHVTYFDRSVIDRLKNGNWFEDPSNNSIACQQTGPVTIGDIDLSKGGEEVFREGLSLIWKKLVVTRIYDKANNTLIYLAHSRELTDGSAKMSISTVPLFNQPVTWKNGPPK from the coding sequence ATGAAATTTCCCACCCGCGTCTTCGCAGCCGGCCTTGTCGCTTCTACTCTTTCAATGCCGGCGCAGGCAGAGAATGTCGGTGAAGTCGGGGTGGATTGGCTTGGCAACGACATCACAATCGATGCCGTGACAGATCCTGAAGTGCAGGGCATCACCTGCCACGTCACCTATTTCGATCGCAGCGTGATCGACCGGCTGAAGAACGGCAACTGGTTCGAAGATCCATCCAACAATTCGATCGCCTGCCAGCAGACCGGACCGGTCACGATCGGCGATATCGACCTCTCCAAGGGCGGAGAGGAAGTGTTTCGCGAGGGTCTCTCGCTGATCTGGAAGAAACTCGTGGTGACACGGATCTACGACAAGGCGAACAACACGCTGATTTACCTTGCCCACTCTCGCGAGTTAACGGACGGCTCGGCGAAGATGTCGATCTCCACCGTGCCCCTCTTCAATCAACCGGTTACTTGGAAGAACGGCCCGCCGAAGTAA
- the pncA gene encoding bifunctional nicotinamidase/pyrazinamidase, translated as MKCLLLVDIQNGFCSGGNLAVPGGEEVVEIANQLTAEGGYDLIVASQDWHPADHGSFASQHPGSAPFEVGTLGGKPQMMWPDHCMQGTVDAEFHPDLDTSGFDHIQRKGMNVAVDSYSAFRDNDHMALTGLSDFLAKQKIDRLDIAGLATDYCVKFSALDAREMLPDVKVRFIEDASRGITPDGVKQAIDEMVRAGVVVVNSADVLAEADGEVRTVTSAGRSSK; from the coding sequence GTGAAATGTTTGCTGCTTGTCGATATCCAGAACGGTTTTTGCTCCGGTGGCAACCTTGCAGTGCCAGGTGGTGAGGAGGTCGTCGAGATTGCCAACCAGCTGACGGCGGAAGGTGGCTATGATCTCATCGTGGCCTCGCAGGATTGGCACCCGGCCGATCACGGGAGCTTTGCTTCCCAGCATCCGGGCAGCGCACCTTTCGAGGTGGGAACGCTCGGTGGCAAGCCGCAGATGATGTGGCCGGACCACTGCATGCAGGGAACCGTCGATGCGGAGTTCCATCCGGATCTGGACACGTCCGGTTTCGACCATATCCAGCGCAAGGGCATGAATGTCGCGGTCGATAGCTATTCGGCCTTCCGCGACAATGACCACATGGCCTTGACGGGTCTTTCCGACTTTCTTGCAAAGCAAAAGATCGACAGGCTCGATATAGCCGGGCTTGCGACGGACTATTGCGTGAAATTCTCCGCGCTGGACGCCCGGGAAATGCTGCCGGATGTCAAAGTGCGCTTCATCGAAGATGCCAGCCGCGGCATAACACCTGATGGCGTGAAGCAGGCTATCGATGAGATGGTTCGCGCCGGTGTCGTTGTCGTCAACAGCGCTGACGTGCTCGCTGAGGCTGATGGAGAGGTCCGCACGGTTACTTCGGCGGGCCGTTCTTCCAAGTAA
- a CDS encoding chemotaxis protein CheW yields MSNAIKQSGAYLEIVSFHLGDQEFCIDIMAIREIRGWAPVTPMPHTPPYVLGLINLRGAVIPVIDMACRLGMKMTEPSERSAIIVTDIAGKLVGLLVEQVSDMMTIKSEDLQPAPEIIPETQRAFCRGIVALEKTMVCFLNLDTVIADELAQAA; encoded by the coding sequence ATGTCCAACGCTATCAAACAGTCCGGCGCCTACCTCGAAATCGTCTCCTTTCACCTCGGTGATCAGGAATTCTGCATCGATATCATGGCCATCCGCGAAATCCGCGGCTGGGCACCGGTCACGCCGATGCCGCATACGCCGCCTTATGTTCTTGGCCTGATCAACCTGCGTGGCGCCGTTATCCCGGTCATCGACATGGCCTGCCGTCTCGGCATGAAGATGACGGAACCATCGGAACGCTCGGCGATCATCGTCACTGACATCGCCGGCAAGCTAGTCGGTCTGCTGGTCGAGCAGGTTTCCGACATGATGACAATCAAGAGCGAAGACCTGCAGCCTGCTCCGGAAATCATTCCGGAAACCCAGCGCGCCTTCTGCCGCGGTATCGTCGCTCTCGAAAAGACCATGGTCTGCTTCCTCAACCTCGACACGGTCATTGCCGACGAGCTGGCACAGGCTGCTTAA
- a CDS encoding methyl-accepting chemotaxis protein, producing MTTSPKFDRKLSVNSRFATLGAAALLGFGSMISVGWYESSAVADALDKAEVAQASIAKASDLRLTSVQLVLAAMDTIVDRGDGAVAPERVKVISESVATLETGRNDMLAIATAAAKPELMTSYDADLAELKKGISVDLKNLVETRAPAEAFDAIDDVIDGAGDRFTTTLGQLTGVAAEMLSARVHEANEDSARSIALQIGLGLLAMISLLSILVFHGNVLRRGIFAARDNMRSILNGDYKTTVSGVSRGDEIGEMARGVEAFRLAAVEKQALEAAAAENRTQSEVDRAEREAARNAEAREIDYAVTHIGEGLRRLSEGDLSTAILEQFRPDLESLRLSFNQTVEKLQQALLNVRENSISIDASGRQMRGAADDLARRTEQQAASLEETSAALDQITVTVRTATQRAEEASHMVDSTRANAAESSRIVGEAMQAMSRIENASSEIGKIINVIDEIAFQTNLLALNAGVEAARAGEAGKGFAVVAQEVRELAQRAAGAAKDIKALVTRSSTEVGTGVKLVEATGEALGRIASEVLRINEHMASIVSAAREQSTGLQEINTAVGQLDQMTQQNAAMVEETNAASHTLAQDAENLSGLIGQFKLGAGASAPATVRAPVRAATAVTSRPVPSPAKALMGKLAGAFKPSSVPMASGSAENWEEF from the coding sequence ATGACGACGTCACCCAAATTCGACAGAAAACTCTCAGTCAACAGCCGCTTCGCGACGCTCGGCGCAGCTGCTCTTCTTGGCTTCGGATCAATGATCTCGGTCGGCTGGTACGAGAGCAGTGCCGTGGCAGATGCGCTCGACAAGGCCGAAGTCGCACAGGCTTCGATTGCCAAGGCGAGCGATCTTCGCCTGACCAGTGTTCAACTCGTTCTGGCGGCCATGGACACGATCGTCGATCGGGGAGACGGTGCTGTTGCACCCGAGCGCGTAAAGGTCATTTCTGAATCTGTTGCGACGCTTGAAACCGGGCGGAACGACATGCTCGCCATCGCAACAGCGGCCGCCAAGCCGGAACTCATGACCAGCTATGATGCCGATCTCGCAGAGCTTAAGAAGGGCATCTCGGTCGATCTCAAAAACCTCGTCGAGACGCGCGCACCCGCCGAAGCATTCGACGCTATTGATGATGTGATCGATGGAGCGGGCGACCGCTTCACGACAACGCTGGGTCAGCTTACGGGTGTTGCCGCGGAAATGTTGTCCGCCCGCGTCCATGAAGCGAATGAAGACTCTGCTCGTTCCATCGCCTTGCAGATCGGACTGGGCCTTCTGGCTATGATCTCGCTGCTCAGCATCCTTGTCTTCCACGGTAATGTGCTGCGGCGTGGCATCTTTGCGGCGCGCGACAATATGCGGTCCATTCTGAACGGCGACTACAAGACGACTGTGTCCGGTGTCTCGCGCGGTGACGAGATTGGCGAAATGGCGCGCGGCGTCGAAGCCTTTCGGCTTGCTGCGGTCGAAAAGCAGGCACTGGAGGCCGCTGCTGCTGAAAACCGTACACAAAGCGAAGTTGACCGCGCAGAGCGCGAGGCAGCCCGCAATGCCGAGGCACGCGAAATCGACTATGCGGTCACTCATATCGGCGAAGGGCTACGTCGCCTTTCCGAAGGGGATCTTTCCACTGCCATTCTTGAACAGTTCCGGCCTGACCTCGAATCGCTGCGTCTGAGCTTCAACCAGACGGTTGAGAAGCTGCAGCAAGCGCTTTTGAATGTTCGCGAAAACTCCATCTCCATCGATGCCAGCGGCCGCCAGATGCGCGGTGCCGCCGACGATCTTGCCCGCCGTACCGAACAGCAGGCCGCTTCGCTGGAGGAAACATCTGCGGCGCTGGATCAAATCACAGTCACGGTGCGAACCGCTACCCAGCGGGCCGAAGAAGCAAGCCATATGGTCGACTCGACCCGCGCCAATGCTGCGGAATCCAGCCGGATCGTCGGTGAAGCGATGCAGGCGATGAGCCGCATCGAGAATGCCTCCAGCGAGATCGGCAAGATCATCAACGTTATCGACGAGATCGCCTTCCAGACCAATCTTCTGGCACTCAACGCCGGTGTCGAGGCCGCGCGTGCCGGAGAAGCCGGCAAAGGCTTCGCCGTCGTTGCCCAGGAGGTACGCGAACTTGCACAGCGCGCCGCTGGTGCAGCCAAGGACATCAAGGCGCTCGTGACCCGCTCCAGCACGGAAGTTGGGACGGGCGTGAAGCTGGTCGAGGCGACCGGCGAGGCGCTCGGTCGCATCGCTTCGGAGGTCCTGCGCATCAACGAGCACATGGCCTCGATCGTCTCCGCCGCCCGCGAACAATCGACCGGCCTGCAGGAAATCAACACCGCCGTCGGCCAACTCGACCAGATGACGCAGCAGAATGCGGCCATGGTCGAGGAGACGAACGCTGCAAGTCATACCCTGGCCCAGGACGCCGAAAATCTCAGCGGACTCATTGGCCAGTTCAAGCTCGGAGCCGGTGCCTCCGCACCTGCCACCGTTCGCGCGCCGGTCCGTGCCGCTACCGCAGTGACGTCGCGCCCTGTTCCATCTCCCGCAAAAGCCCTGATGGGCAAGCTTGCAGGCGCCTTCAAACCATCCTCGGTGCCGATGGCATCGGGCTCCGCAGAAAACTGGGAAGAATTTTGA
- a CDS encoding SCO family protein, with protein MKTLRIILWAAVAVVAAILGWFTYEMTAPKTDMASGPFGVPFTLVSQSGQPITEKAFTGKPTAVFFGFTHCPEVCPTTLFELNGWLEKVDPTGTKLQAYFVSVDPERDTPEILGQYVSNVSKRITGISGPADAVMEMVKGFRVYARKIPLDESKPDGDYTMDHTASVFLLDANGRFTGTIAYGENPDIAVKKLENLLKG; from the coding sequence ATGAAAACGCTTCGCATCATTCTCTGGGCGGCTGTTGCCGTCGTCGCAGCCATTCTCGGCTGGTTCACCTATGAGATGACGGCTCCGAAGACCGACATGGCGTCCGGCCCCTTCGGCGTCCCCTTCACACTGGTCTCGCAGAGCGGCCAGCCGATCACTGAAAAAGCCTTTACCGGCAAACCGACGGCGGTATTCTTCGGATTTACCCATTGCCCGGAAGTCTGCCCGACGACCCTCTTCGAACTGAACGGCTGGCTGGAAAAGGTCGATCCGACGGGCACAAAGCTCCAGGCCTATTTCGTCTCCGTCGATCCGGAACGGGACACACCGGAAATCCTTGGGCAGTATGTCTCCAACGTCTCCAAGCGCATCACCGGCATTTCCGGCCCGGCGGATGCCGTGATGGAAATGGTCAAGGGCTTCCGCGTCTATGCCCGGAAAATTCCGCTGGACGAAAGCAAGCCGGATGGCGACTATACGATGGATCACACAGCATCCGTTTTTCTGCTTGATGCCAACGGCCGCTTCACCGGCACCATTGCCTACGGTGAAAATCCGGACATTGCCGTCAAGAAACTGGAAAATCTGCTGAAGGGATAA
- a CDS encoding FAD-dependent oxidoreductase: MEARPETSILIAGAGPVGLALALELVRRGMRPRLVAKAAGPTPANESRALGVNARTLTLLEECGATALILHKARRINRFRVASRGKTLLTVDTARLRGRYSPLYALPQGETENILINLLAQHHITPEWQTAVAHVEGGIDKPQVLLRHADGTSETVSPNILVGADGAHSVVRENCGFTFPGSSIDMPFHLADYRYTRPIETNYAEGNFLNPGVLARIPVREDTIRYISTREDFETIIEHPAEVRDKPWVSSFRISFRHVESMRRGRVFLAGDAAHVHSPIGARGMNLGIEDACWLAWLISERREEEYSELRMPAIETVIKATRRNTAFVTLSNPVLTGLRRLLLPWLSLFPASTRAVLRTISGRDTPAPPWIPGAK; this comes from the coding sequence ATGGAAGCACGACCGGAAACGTCCATTCTGATTGCCGGGGCCGGCCCGGTCGGTCTTGCTCTGGCACTGGAGCTCGTCAGGCGCGGCATGCGCCCTCGCCTTGTTGCAAAAGCAGCTGGGCCGACGCCAGCCAACGAGAGCCGGGCACTCGGGGTCAATGCCCGCACATTGACGCTGCTCGAAGAATGCGGCGCGACGGCCCTCATCCTCCACAAGGCTCGCCGGATCAACCGGTTTCGCGTTGCCTCCCGCGGCAAGACGCTGCTCACGGTTGACACGGCGCGGCTGCGCGGCCGTTACTCGCCGCTCTACGCCCTGCCCCAAGGCGAAACAGAAAATATTCTCATCAACTTGCTGGCACAGCACCATATCACGCCGGAATGGCAGACCGCTGTCGCGCATGTGGAAGGCGGGATAGACAAGCCTCAGGTCCTGCTGCGCCATGCCGACGGCACCAGCGAGACAGTCTCACCGAATATTCTCGTCGGCGCCGATGGTGCTCATTCGGTTGTACGGGAAAATTGCGGCTTTACCTTTCCCGGCAGCAGTATCGACATGCCGTTCCACCTGGCCGACTACCGCTATACCCGTCCCATCGAGACAAACTACGCGGAAGGAAATTTCCTGAACCCCGGCGTGCTTGCCCGTATCCCCGTGCGGGAAGACACGATCCGCTACATCTCCACGCGCGAGGATTTCGAGACCATCATCGAGCATCCCGCCGAAGTTCGGGACAAGCCGTGGGTTTCCTCGTTTCGCATCAGCTTTCGCCATGTCGAAAGCATGCGGCGCGGCCGGGTTTTCCTCGCTGGCGATGCCGCCCATGTCCACTCGCCGATCGGCGCCCGTGGCATGAATCTCGGTATCGAGGATGCCTGCTGGCTGGCGTGGCTAATTTCAGAACGGCGGGAAGAGGAATATTCCGAGTTGCGCATGCCGGCCATCGAAACCGTAATCAAGGCAACGCGGCGCAATACGGCATTCGTGACGCTGAGCAATCCGGTCCTCACAGGACTTCGCCGCCTGCTTCTGCCGTGGCTGTCACTGTTTCCAGCTTCCACCCGGGCCGTGTTGCGCACCATTTCCGGTCGCGACACGCCAGCACCGCCCTGGATCCCCGGCGCAAAATAG
- a CDS encoding 50S ribosomal protein L11 methyltransferase yields the protein MADIRLFISTTEKQADVILGHMTDAFEDEGYAIATMEIDEKNDIWEASLYLLLDEEEEMQPRFAELIEAHMPGTDIQREVIPDIDWIAKSLEGLSPVRAGRFIVHGSHDRDKVKENDLSIEIDAGQAFGTGHHGTTAGCLEVIDRIVRARRVTNVLDLGTGSGVLAIAVRKLKHVPVLATDIDPIATRVAADNVRRNGIVTGIRTITAAGFHSPAFDTYGPFDLIIANILARPLISMAPQLANHLAPAGSVILSGILASQRWKVLSAYNAQHLRHVRTIWRNGWVTIHLDRA from the coding sequence GTGGCCGATATTCGCCTCTTCATCAGCACGACCGAAAAGCAGGCGGACGTCATCCTGGGACATATGACAGATGCCTTCGAAGACGAGGGCTATGCGATCGCCACCATGGAGATCGACGAAAAGAACGACATCTGGGAAGCCTCCCTCTATCTGCTTCTGGACGAAGAAGAGGAGATGCAGCCCCGCTTTGCCGAACTTATCGAGGCGCATATGCCCGGCACGGACATCCAGCGGGAGGTCATTCCGGATATCGACTGGATTGCCAAATCGCTCGAAGGCTTGTCACCCGTTCGGGCCGGGCGTTTCATCGTCCATGGCTCGCACGACCGCGACAAGGTAAAGGAAAACGATCTTTCCATCGAAATCGATGCGGGACAGGCTTTCGGCACCGGTCACCACGGTACGACGGCAGGCTGCCTGGAAGTGATCGACAGGATTGTTCGCGCACGCCGCGTTACCAATGTGCTTGATCTCGGCACCGGCAGTGGCGTGCTCGCGATCGCGGTGCGCAAACTCAAGCATGTGCCGGTTCTGGCAACGGATATCGACCCGATCGCAACCCGTGTTGCCGCCGATAATGTGCGCCGCAACGGCATCGTCACGGGCATCCGGACTATCACCGCGGCAGGCTTCCACTCCCCCGCCTTCGATACCTATGGCCCCTTCGACCTGATCATCGCAAACATCCTAGCCCGTCCGCTGATTTCGATGGCACCGCAACTTGCCAACCACCTTGCACCGGCGGGCTCCGTCATTCTTTCGGGAATTCTCGCTTCGCAGCGCTGGAAGGTGCTCTCGGCCTACAACGCCCAGCACTTGCGTCATGTACGCACCATCTGGCGCAATGGCTGGGTAACGATCCATCTCGATCGCGCCTAA
- a CDS encoding aminopeptidase P family protein, which produces MFQSFEVTSTPQFGKERTDALRAALAALEVDGFLVPRADEFQGEYVPASAERLAWLTGFTGSAGVALLTPSKAVVFVDGRYVTQLAEQVDGSVFTGGDLVGEPPHVWLEKHGSKGFRLGIDPWLHTGAEVRKLEKALEKMGGTLVFLEHNPLDRLWANRPDAPLGRVKIQSNENAGELARDKIARMAADTVKAGAAAVVLTDPSSIAWTFNIRGSDVPHTPHPLARGIIHADGSAEIFLDKRKTGIEEEAYLTQLARIEPPTSFLDRISALAAGGVSIMIDPDHAPFALAECIRVSGGTVVEAADPARLPRACKNKAEIEGSLKAHLQDGAAMVEFLAWLDSTTAGTVTEIAATEKLESCRKVVGERMQNPLKDISFDTIAGAGSHAAIMHYRVTTDTDLTIADGSMFLIDSGGQYINGTTDITRTVAIGNVPHEQRRFFTLVLKGMIAISTARFPKASRGVDLDPLARIALWKAGADFAHGTGHGVGSYLSVHEGPQRISRAAMQELLPGMILSNEPGYYRPGAFGIRIENLVYVLPADTIEGGDLPMLGFETMTFCPIDRRLVVAGLLTAEELDWLNAYHAETCEKLLPLLDDDKTRDWLKAATAAIAVK; this is translated from the coding sequence ATGTTCCAGTCTTTCGAAGTCACCTCCACCCCGCAATTCGGCAAGGAGCGCACAGACGCCTTGCGCGCGGCCCTCGCAGCGCTTGAGGTCGATGGTTTCCTCGTTCCTCGCGCCGATGAATTCCAGGGCGAATACGTGCCGGCAAGTGCCGAGCGCCTCGCGTGGCTGACGGGTTTCACCGGGTCCGCCGGCGTTGCCTTGCTGACGCCGAGCAAGGCTGTTGTCTTTGTGGATGGCCGCTACGTGACCCAGCTTGCCGAGCAGGTGGACGGCAGCGTCTTTACCGGCGGGGATCTGGTCGGCGAGCCGCCACATGTCTGGCTGGAAAAGCATGGATCAAAGGGATTCCGCCTGGGTATCGATCCCTGGCTGCACACCGGCGCGGAAGTTCGCAAGCTTGAAAAGGCACTTGAGAAGATGGGCGGCACACTCGTCTTCCTCGAACATAACCCGCTCGACCGCCTCTGGGCGAACCGCCCCGATGCACCGCTTGGCCGGGTGAAAATCCAGAGCAACGAGAATGCCGGCGAGCTCGCCAGGGACAAGATCGCCCGTATGGCCGCGGATACAGTCAAGGCCGGCGCTGCAGCCGTCGTGCTGACCGACCCCTCCTCCATTGCCTGGACCTTCAATATCCGTGGCAGTGACGTGCCGCACACGCCGCATCCCCTCGCCCGTGGCATCATCCACGCCGACGGCAGCGCCGAAATCTTCCTCGACAAGCGCAAGACGGGGATCGAGGAGGAAGCCTATCTGACGCAGCTCGCCCGGATCGAACCGCCCACAAGCTTCCTCGACCGGATATCAGCGCTGGCGGCCGGCGGTGTCTCCATCATGATCGACCCGGATCACGCCCCCTTTGCGCTTGCGGAATGCATCCGCGTAAGCGGCGGCACGGTGGTTGAGGCGGCCGATCCGGCACGCCTGCCTCGCGCCTGCAAGAACAAGGCGGAAATCGAGGGTTCGCTGAAGGCGCACCTGCAGGATGGCGCAGCCATGGTAGAATTCCTGGCCTGGCTCGACTCGACCACAGCCGGAACGGTGACGGAAATCGCAGCGACGGAGAAGCTTGAGAGCTGCCGCAAGGTTGTCGGCGAGCGGATGCAGAACCCGCTCAAGGATATCTCCTTCGACACAATCGCCGGTGCGGGCAGCCATGCCGCCATCATGCATTACCGTGTCACGACCGATACGGACCTCACGATTGCCGATGGCAGCATGTTCCTGATCGACTCGGGCGGACAGTACATCAACGGCACGACCGACATTACCCGCACGGTTGCGATCGGCAATGTGCCACACGAACAGAGACGCTTCTTCACGCTGGTGCTCAAGGGCATGATCGCGATTTCCACGGCGCGCTTCCCCAAGGCATCGCGCGGCGTTGATCTCGATCCGCTCGCGCGTATCGCGCTGTGGAAGGCCGGCGCGGACTTCGCCCACGGCACCGGCCACGGTGTCGGCTCCTATCTTTCGGTGCATGAAGGACCGCAGCGCATCTCGCGGGCGGCGATGCAGGAGCTGCTCCCGGGCATGATCCTCTCCAATGAGCCCGGTTACTATCGCCCCGGCGCCTTCGGCATCCGCATCGAAAACCTCGTATATGTGCTGCCGGCGGATACGATCGAGGGCGGCGACCTGCCGATGCTCGGTTTTGAGACGATGACCTTCTGCCCGATCGACCGGCGGCTGGTGGTGGCGGGGCTGCTGACGGCGGAAGAGCTGGACTGGCTCAACGCCTATCATGCCGAAACCTGCGAGAAGCTTCTCCCGCTTTTGGATGACGACAAGACGCGCGACTGGCTGAAGGCTGCAACGGCGGCCATTGCTGTGAAGTAA
- a CDS encoding AzlD family protein, whose translation MGSSDHMHLVYIILAAAVATFITRIGGYVMMTQMKRIPPRMEAALNAVPAAVLTTLVAPAFVYGGWDVTTSMAVAFLVGLRFNSLWMLLVGWLVVMALRHFGGF comes from the coding sequence ATGGGAAGTTCCGATCATATGCACCTCGTCTATATCATCCTCGCTGCCGCGGTTGCGACCTTCATCACCCGTATCGGCGGTTACGTGATGATGACCCAGATGAAGCGCATCCCGCCGCGCATGGAAGCCGCGCTCAATGCGGTTCCCGCCGCCGTACTCACCACGCTGGTCGCGCCGGCTTTCGTTTACGGCGGCTGGGACGTGACAACCTCGATGGCCGTCGCCTTCCTCGTGGGCCTGCGTTTCAATTCGCTCTGGATGCTGCTTGTCGGTTGGCTCGTGGTGATGGCGCTGCGGCATTTCGGCGGGTTCTGA
- a CDS encoding AzlC family ABC transporter permease — protein sequence MINDEFWQGVRRGFPIMLAASPFGALFGALAIDNGFSIFDAVFMSVTVYAGASQMVGIELFNHNVQPWLIVLSVFAVNFRHILYSASLARYIGHFSPLQKLVAFFLLTDPQYAESEKKGESGETVSFIWYLGFGMIIYLPWQIMTLIGAIFGQMIGDPKAIGLDVLLPIYFMGLVLGFRRRDNWLPVVAVSAVVSVGAMHFVGSPWHVSIGALAGVILAACLPLRTPPEEPVTLEHEV from the coding sequence ATGATCAACGACGAGTTCTGGCAAGGCGTGCGCCGCGGCTTTCCCATCATGCTTGCTGCGTCGCCGTTCGGCGCGCTCTTCGGAGCGCTTGCCATCGACAATGGTTTTTCAATCTTCGATGCCGTGTTCATGAGCGTGACCGTCTACGCGGGCGCGAGCCAGATGGTCGGCATCGAACTCTTCAATCACAACGTCCAGCCATGGCTGATCGTGCTTTCGGTCTTTGCCGTCAACTTCCGCCACATTCTCTATTCGGCGTCACTCGCCCGCTATATCGGCCATTTCAGCCCGCTACAGAAGCTTGTCGCCTTCTTCCTGCTGACAGACCCGCAATATGCCGAATCGGAAAAGAAGGGCGAGAGCGGCGAGACCGTAAGCTTCATCTGGTACCTCGGTTTCGGCATGATCATCTATCTGCCTTGGCAGATCATGACGCTGATCGGCGCGATCTTTGGCCAGATGATCGGCGATCCGAAGGCCATCGGCCTCGATGTGCTGCTTCCCATTTATTTCATGGGTCTGGTTCTGGGCTTTCGCAGGCGTGACAACTGGTTGCCGGTCGTGGCTGTCAGCGCCGTCGTTTCCGTTGGCGCAATGCATTTCGTGGGTTCGCCCTGGCATGTCAGCATCGGCGCGCTTGCCGGTGTGATTCTCGCCGCCTGCCTGCCGCTGCGTACCCCGCCGGAAGAGCCGGTGACGCTGGAGCATGAGGTCTAG